The following coding sequences are from one Armatimonadota bacterium window:
- a CDS encoding cupin domain-containing protein, translating into MIRHTSDEYRWKGVDLLPYKEDGGTHFKSITRQTLFNGTNDLPVEFRYFEIGCGGHSTLERHQHQHAVMIIRGSGQVFVGDAVTPINTHDVVHIPPFTWHQFRATNGEELGFLCIVANDRDRPQRPTPENLDELRQNEQVAEFIRV; encoded by the coding sequence ATGATTAGACACACTTCGGACGAATATCGGTGGAAAGGCGTGGACCTTTTGCCTTACAAGGAAGATGGAGGGACTCATTTTAAGAGCATCACTCGGCAGACCCTCTTCAACGGTACCAACGATCTGCCCGTCGAATTTCGATACTTTGAGATCGGTTGCGGGGGGCACTCCACGTTGGAACGCCACCAGCACCAACACGCGGTCATGATCATCCGGGGTTCCGGTCAAGTTTTCGTCGGCGACGCGGTGACACCAATTAATACCCACGACGTCGTCCACATTCCTCCGTTCACGTGGCATCAATTCCGAGCCACAAATGGAGAAGAACTCGGCTTCCTTTGCATCGTCGCCAATGACCGTGACCGACCGCAGAGACCGACCCCCGAAAACCTCGACGAGCTTCGGCAGAACGAACAAGTGGCGGAGTTCATTCGAGTATGA
- a CDS encoding DUF3459 domain-containing protein, with product MLAPLLLPIFFQSPTKSWEGEVLYHIFVRSYRDSNHDGIGDFKGIEEGIPSIKKLGATAILLSPIQKSSVYHNYFADDFFAPDPEFGTLDQFKHLVQSAHKAGLKILLDMEPQYVSSRHPWYERALKGETNLVWSAVPDDPKRASLWYDKARVRLTQANLDNLEVRSTIQKVFLFWSQTGLDGYRIDHMMDNLDNAGKNKGLFEHFWRPIEDDVIKKFPNTYFLAEQSDWGSTTQVQDIFRQTPTNAAFNFQLLGALVTFDKAKIEPVLSNYRTIAPDPHNLVDFLENHDLPRFATTIPDLVKQKLAVALLMTVKGIPSIYYGEELGMRGKKGNWNSDGNDIPMRIGYRWGATLDDPRTPTWYKNTGPWWSDDYSADHDGNSLPEQESNPNSVYNWFRKLITIRRASKALSVGDQTVVASENDNLLVFERTSGGESVRILANLSSSPITISTPVSTPHTDLLTGKPLTSRTPLTLGPWQTAILKATS from the coding sequence ATGCTTGCCCCATTGCTGTTGCCCATCTTCTTTCAAAGCCCGACGAAGTCGTGGGAGGGCGAGGTTCTCTATCACATCTTTGTTCGGTCGTACCGGGATAGCAATCACGACGGTATCGGCGACTTCAAAGGCATTGAGGAAGGCATCCCGTCGATCAAGAAACTCGGCGCGACCGCGATCCTGCTGAGTCCGATCCAAAAGTCCAGCGTCTATCACAACTACTTCGCCGACGATTTCTTTGCGCCTGACCCTGAGTTCGGTACTCTGGATCAGTTCAAACATTTGGTCCAGTCGGCTCACAAAGCCGGACTGAAGATTCTGCTGGACATGGAGCCGCAGTACGTTTCGAGCCGCCATCCTTGGTATGAGCGAGCGCTGAAGGGCGAAACCAATCTGGTTTGGAGCGCGGTGCCCGATGATCCCAAGCGAGCGTCCCTCTGGTACGACAAAGCGCGAGTAAGGCTGACGCAGGCGAACCTTGACAACCTCGAAGTGCGAAGCACGATCCAAAAGGTCTTCCTCTTTTGGTCGCAAACCGGTCTCGATGGGTACCGGATCGATCATATGATGGACAACCTCGATAATGCAGGTAAGAACAAGGGACTCTTCGAGCACTTTTGGCGACCCATCGAGGACGATGTCATCAAGAAGTTTCCGAACACCTATTTTCTGGCTGAGCAGTCCGACTGGGGTTCAACCACTCAAGTCCAGGACATCTTTCGGCAGACGCCGACCAACGCGGCCTTCAACTTCCAACTTCTTGGCGCGCTTGTGACCTTCGACAAGGCCAAGATCGAACCCGTCTTGTCCAATTACCGAACGATCGCTCCCGATCCTCACAACCTCGTCGACTTCTTAGAGAATCACGATCTTCCTCGCTTCGCGACGACGATCCCCGACCTGGTCAAGCAAAAGCTGGCCGTCGCTCTGCTCATGACGGTCAAGGGTATTCCCTCCATTTACTATGGCGAAGAGTTGGGGATGCGGGGCAAGAAAGGGAATTGGAACTCGGACGGCAACGACATTCCGATGCGCATCGGCTACCGTTGGGGCGCGACGCTGGATGACCCGCGCACCCCGACTTGGTACAAGAACACCGGCCCATGGTGGAGCGACGATTACTCGGCCGATCACGACGGAAACAGCCTGCCTGAGCAGGAATCGAACCCGAATTCGGTCTACAACTGGTTCCGCAAGTTGATTACGATCAGGCGGGCCTCAAAGGCTCTCTCAGTCGGCGACCAAACCGTCGTCGCCAGCGAGAACGATAACCTCTTGGTCTTTGAGCGCACCAGCGGCGGCGAAAGCGTTCGAATCCTCGCCAATCTTTCGAGTTCGCCGATTACGATCTCGACCCCGGTCTCGACTCCGCATACAGATTTGCTAACCGGAAAACCGCTCACTTCACGAACTCCGCTCACGCTCGGCCCTTGGCAGACCGCAATCCTCAAAGCGACCAGCTAG
- a CDS encoding GrpB family protein: MSLGLPQHRVEVHPYDPLWPELYEREATRLKEVLGDWILQIEHVGSTAIPGMDAKPIIDIGIAIADFEAAFDTVHLMAELDYVFRGEQGVPRRHFFILGRPRTHHVHMSEITGPDWIHRLAFRDYLRTHLDMAEEYRAIKARLAAEFPRDISGYSSGKDAFVQKVLDLALRA, encoded by the coding sequence ATGAGCCTTGGACTACCCCAGCATCGAGTCGAGGTTCACCCCTATGATCCCCTTTGGCCCGAACTTTACGAGCGCGAAGCCACCCGACTGAAGGAAGTTCTGGGCGATTGGATTCTTCAAATCGAGCACGTCGGGAGCACCGCGATTCCGGGAATGGACGCCAAGCCGATCATCGACATCGGTATCGCCATCGCCGACTTCGAAGCGGCGTTCGACACAGTTCATCTGATGGCCGAGCTAGACTACGTTTTTCGCGGCGAACAAGGCGTTCCGCGACGGCACTTCTTCATCCTCGGACGTCCGAGAACTCACCATGTCCACATGAGCGAGATCACCGGACCGGACTGGATTCATCGCCTCGCCTTTCGCGACTACTTACGCACTCATCTCGATATGGCCGAGGAGTATCGAGCCATCAAGGCTAGGTTGGCCGCCGAATTCCCACGCGATATTAGCGGATATTCGAGCGGGAAAGACGCCTTCGTTCAGAAGGTCCTCGACCTCGCCCTTCGAGCCTAG
- a CDS encoding gfo/Idh/MocA family oxidoreductase — protein sequence MASNYSRREVLRGSVATVAGLAIAKTGLAETGEPEQKAPNGRLRFGIIGCGGKGWSGMQQAAEHGDIVALADIDAQNRTKAMMEHPRATAFDDYRQMLDAMRGKIDAVVISIPDHHHAPASALAMRMGLHTYCEKPLCRTIWEARQIAKIARDKRVATQMGNQSTASTPMRKIAKLIQEGHFGHVKEVHLWTDRSKGWWKQGVPRPEPSEPPKYVDWDLWLGPRPERPYAEGYHPFAWRGWWDFGTGSLGDMGCHIFNMQHMALDLSQPIAVQAETSGHNKDSFPAWSIVHYEYAEKKDRPAFKVHWYDGGRKPDPDLASDFDYGGNGTITVCEKATIYCFDESNTKYALQGGAAIPDIEVDESPGHMAEFARAALGGKPARSNFPDYAGGLAEAVLLGNLAIWANGPRLEWDAKKMQVKGTNEYDDLIRPKYRKGYGV from the coding sequence ATGGCTAGTAATTATTCCAGACGTGAAGTACTAAGAGGCTCAGTGGCGACCGTCGCGGGCTTGGCGATCGCGAAGACCGGCTTGGCCGAAACCGGCGAGCCCGAACAGAAAGCGCCTAACGGACGCTTGCGCTTCGGCATCATCGGTTGCGGCGGCAAAGGCTGGAGCGGCATGCAACAGGCGGCCGAGCACGGCGACATCGTCGCATTGGCCGACATCGATGCGCAGAACCGCACAAAGGCGATGATGGAGCATCCGCGCGCAACCGCATTCGACGACTATCGGCAGATGCTCGATGCAATGCGCGGCAAGATCGACGCAGTCGTGATCAGCATTCCTGACCACCACCACGCTCCGGCATCGGCCCTGGCCATGCGAATGGGTCTGCATACGTACTGCGAAAAGCCGCTTTGCCGAACAATTTGGGAAGCGCGTCAGATCGCCAAGATCGCCCGCGATAAGCGGGTCGCAACCCAGATGGGCAATCAAAGCACGGCCAGCACGCCAATGCGCAAGATCGCCAAGCTGATCCAGGAAGGTCATTTTGGCCACGTAAAGGAAGTTCACCTTTGGACTGACCGGTCGAAAGGTTGGTGGAAGCAGGGCGTGCCGCGCCCCGAACCGTCCGAGCCGCCGAAGTACGTGGACTGGGATCTCTGGCTTGGGCCACGACCGGAGCGACCGTACGCCGAAGGGTATCACCCCTTCGCATGGCGCGGCTGGTGGGATTTCGGAACCGGCTCCCTTGGCGACATGGGCTGCCACATCTTCAACATGCAGCACATGGCGCTCGACCTCAGCCAACCGATCGCGGTTCAGGCCGAGACCAGCGGTCACAACAAGGACAGCTTCCCAGCTTGGTCGATCGTCCATTACGAATACGCGGAAAAGAAGGACCGCCCGGCATTCAAAGTTCACTGGTACGACGGTGGACGCAAGCCCGATCCAGATCTCGCTTCCGACTTCGATTACGGCGGAAACGGCACGATCACCGTCTGCGAGAAGGCGACGATCTACTGCTTCGACGAGTCGAACACCAAGTACGCCCTCCAGGGTGGCGCGGCCATCCCGGACATCGAGGTTGATGAGTCTCCCGGCCATATGGCCGAGTTCGCTCGGGCCGCTCTGGGCGGCAAGCCGGCTCGCTCCAACTTCCCGGACTATGCCGGCGGATTGGCTGAAGCCGTTCTGCTCGGCAACCTGGCGATCTGGGCTAACGGCCCTCGCCTGGAGTGGGACGCCAAGAAGATGCAGGTCAAGGGTACCAACGAGTACGACGACCTAATTCGTCCGAAGTACCGAAAAGGTTACGGAGTCTAA